A single Tachypleus tridentatus isolate NWPU-2018 chromosome 9, ASM421037v1, whole genome shotgun sequence DNA region contains:
- the LOC143227142 gene encoding ras-related and estrogen-regulated growth inhibitor-like — protein sequence MCDDGLREVEILDISRWPDDCLPTDRIQWADACVVIYSICDRESFIRAHDYLNVIHRLKAPSYIPVVLLGNKRDLEHARQVSFREGNEISIQCGCDFDEVSAADNYAEVNNAFCNLIRQVRISQLQQCLPRQRKRSIIPVSKMLSAVFGKKDTRKNKQPSCSL from the exons ATGTGTGATGACGGTCTACGCGAAGTCGAGATTTTAGATATTTCTCGCTGGCCG GACGACTGTCTCCCAACCGATAGAATCCAATGGGCAGATGCCTGTGTAGTTATTTATAGTATCTGTGACAGGGAAAGTTTCATCAGAGCACATGATTATCTAAATGTAATTCATCGTCTCAAAGCGCCCAGTTACATTCCTGTTGTGTTGCTAGGTAATAAAAGAGATTTGGAGCATGCCCGACAGGTGTCGTTTCGGGAGGGAAACGAGATTTCAATTCAATGTGGTTGTGATTTTGATGAAGTATCTGCAGCGGATAACTACGCCGAAGTTAACAATGCTTTTTGCAACCTTATTCGCCAAGTAAGAATTTCTCAACTTCAACAGTGTCTTCCTAGACAAAGAAAGCGAAGCATCATACCTGTCTCGAAGATGCTTAGTGCCGTGTTTGGGAAGAAGGACACGAGGAAAAATAAGCAACCATCTTGTTCActgtaa